Part of the Engystomops pustulosus chromosome 4, aEngPut4.maternal, whole genome shotgun sequence genome is shown below.
CATTGGCATGTGAAGCCTGTTTCCATACAGGATGCAGACACTATCTTCATTGTCATCATGTTTGGCCTGTTTCTAGACAGGATGCAGACACTATCTTCATTGTCATCATGTGAGGCCTGTTTCCATACAGGATGCAGACACTATCTTCATTGTCATCATGTTTGGCCTGTTTCTAGACAGGATGCGGGCGCCATCTTCATTGTCATCATGATTGGCCTATTTCCATACAATAtgcagacactggggcagatttacttacccggtccattcgcgatccagcggtgcgttctctgtggtggattcgagtctggccgggattcattaaggtagttcctccggcgtccaccaggtggcgctgctgcgctgaagagcatcggaacgcactcaaatataccggcctatcctggatgaaggtaagtgcaagctccgcgacacttacggttttttaaatgtggcgtttttcctaaatccgtcgggtttttgtttggccacgccccccctgatttccgtcgcgtgcatgccagcgccgatgcaccaaaattcgattgcgtgcaccaaaaaatcAGAAATTCAGAATCAGAAATTTGTTTGACGCCGCAACGTCAAACACTGCGCCGGTGCCACCAGTGGGGCGCGGCCATCTTAGTTTAATCgtcaaatggcagagcagggaacttattgttccctggctctgccataggCTCAAGTCGGGGTGCCCCTTTTCCCGGCCCTGTCAGTGCAGACTTAGTTAAACAGTGGGCGAATCGGGGGGGTCATGCGACCgctcgaatcgcccacatttggtgaggGTCCCTTTAAGAGCAGAAGTGGTGGGtgccccgcgccccccccccctatgatccggccttGTATCCGGGTTTACTAGAGCCACATTCTTGATTGGTGTAGTCACTTTGGCTGTGGGGACGTAGTCTGCTCAGTTTTGGTCAAGACCTGTTTCCATACAGGATGCAGGCGCCATCTTCATTGTCGTCATGTGAGGCCTGTTTCCATACAGGATGAAGGCGCCATCTTCATTGTTGTCATGTTTGGCCTGTTTCCATACAGGATGCAGGCGCCATCTTCATGGTCACCATGTTAGGCCTGTTTCCATACAGGATGAAGGCGCCATCTTCATTGTTGTCATGTTTGGCCTGTTTCCATACAGGATGCAGGCGCCATATTCATGGTCACCATGTTAGGCCTGTTTCCATACAGGATGCAGGCGCCATCTTCATTGTCATCATGTGAGGCCTGTTTCCATACAGGATGCAGGCGCCATCTTCATTGTCATCATGTGAGGCCTGTTTCCATACAGGATGCGGGCGCCATCTTCATTGTCATCATGTTAGGCCTGTTTCCATACAGGATGCAGGCGCCATCTTCATTGTTGTTATGTGAGGCCTGTTTCCATACAGGAAGCAGGCGCCATCTTCATTGTCATCATGTTAGGCCTGTTTCTAGACAGGATGCAGGCGTCATCTTCATTGTCATCATGTTTGGTCTCTTTCCATACAGGATGCAGGCGCCATCTTCATTGTCATCATGTGAGGCCTGTTTCCATACAGGATGCAGGCGCCATCTTCATTGTTGCTATGTGAGGCCTGTTTCCATACAGGATGCAGACGCCATCTTCATTGTTGTCATGTTTGGCCTGTTTCCATACAGGATGCAGGCACCATCTTCATTGTCATCATGTAAGGCCTGTTTCCATACAGGATCCAGGCGCCATCTTCATGGTCACCCTGTGAGGCCTGTTTCTAAATAGGATGCAGGCGCCATTTTCATTGGCATGTGAAGCCTGTTTCCATACAGGATGCAGACACTATCTTCATTGTCATCATGTTTGGCCTGTTTCTAGACAGGATGCAGACACTATCTTCATTGTCATCATGTTTGGCCTGTTTCCATACAGGATGCGGTCGCCATCTTCATTGTCATCATGTTTGGCCTGTTTCTAGACAGGATGCAGACGCCATCTTCATTGCTGTTGCGCAGAGCTTATTTCAATATATACatagacaaaaaagaaaccaggagCTGAATGACAGCATTTTCTGTTATTCAGAGGACTTTAGGATTTACTTTATTAAGATACTTTTGACCCCACAATATTAGTATCAATATATTAGAAGTTAGAGTAAAAGGCTTTACTAAACAATCGACCACAATAAAGAACGGTTTCTAAGCATATAATATAGAGAATAAGGGATTCCTGACATCCTGCTTAAGAAACATGACTCTTTTAAGATTACAGTTCAATTCTGTTCATGTATGACCATTGGACCTTACCGGATTTGGTTTCTTGTCTAATTTGAATTACCTGTATGGaatatggactttttaatttctttatttctCAGACTGTATATAATGGGATTAATCAGAGGAGTAAACACAGTGTAGAGCAGGGAGAGGATCTTACTGATGGTTGATGATTGTCCTTTCGTTGGAATGATATAAACACCAAACATTGTCCAGTAGaatatggagaccacaatgaggtgggagctacaggtggagaaggctttctgtctaTCATTTTGGGAGGGGATTTTTAAGACTTCTAACACTATATAGGTATAAGACAGAAGAATGATTGCAGATGGGATTATTACTATGGGAAAGCTCAGAAAATATAATTGTAAGTCAACAATGAAGGAAGCAGAGCAGGCAAGTTCTAGTAAAGGAACGAGGTCACAGAATATATGGTCAATGATATTTGGGCCACAGAAGTCCATCTTTGCTGTTGTTATGGTGTAGATCAATGCAAGAGAGAATGCAAACAGCCAACAGGTGGTGGTCATTGTCCTAGAatgttcacttttcattacagtGTGGTATCGGAGAGGATGGCAGATAGCTACATATCGGTCATAAGACATCAAAGCAAGAAGAAAGCATTCAAATGCTTCTGAGGAAGAGAAGACGTAAAATTGGGTGATACAGCCTATAAAAGTAATAGTCCCCCCATTATTCAGTAGGATGTGAAGAAGGTTGGGGACAATATCTGTGGATAGCAAGATGTCACTGATggacagttgtgagatgaagaagtacatgggagtgtggaggctCCGGCTGGTGGACACCAGGACGATGATCAGGAGGTTTCCACATATTGTCCCACAGTAAATCAGAAGGAAAAGACAGAACAGATAAGTTCTCAAACCCTGGCTGCCCTGAAATCCTAAGAGAAGGATCACTGTGACGGCCGTCTTGTTGTTCTCCTGAATATAGAAAAAGTAAGCGAAAAGCAAAATAATTCTCACAAATTAAAACCTCTATGTACAATACATAATAAATATTGTTAGACACAtttagaaaaatgtataaaacaaaatTTTCCAGAattgttaggtttcctttactgatcagttttttattttttttgaggaGCAGATGGTTAGAAAAAGTCTGCTCCATCCCAAAGCCCTAGAGATATGACATACATTGGACAGAAGCCCTTGCGTAACACCAAGGCAATTCTCGTTTGTTGCAACAGCACAACAAATCTAGCGGTACATGGATAAACTCTAGCATtacaactcaatggggcacatttacttacccggtccattcgcgttccagcggcggcttctctgacgaacgtttgggtcttccggcgattcatgaaggtcctacgcctgatgtccaccaggtggcactgcagcgccgaggtctgccgagaTGCCCCGAAGTttatcgtcttcatcgtggtgcatgtgagtatggcccgtgcgaccaattttttttttttaaatgcggtggtttttccgaatccgtcgggttaccgttccaccgcgctccccgatttccgtcgcgtgcatgccagcgccgatgcgccacaaaccgatagcgtgcgccaaagtcccggggcaattcagggaaaatcggagcaaatcggaaatattcgggtaacacgtcgggaaaacgtgaaacgagcccttagtaaatgacccccattaagtctTAATAACGGTCTTGTTGAGCATGATTAGGTCTCGTAGAGTCGAAATGCTTGAGTATGATCACGCTCCCTTGAAAATGTTGTCCTGTTTTATGAAGAATTGCACAAAACGCTGATTAACTTGATGTTATTTACCACTTAATATAATCTAACGATTTACAAATTGCTATCACTGTtagaattttatttctttttagttcTGTAAATGCTAATTACTAtttatacatatgtatgtgtgtgtgtgtgaagatGCCATGTGGTGTATCTCAGATTTCTGTAGACATTTCTAGAACTCTTCAACTGCACAATCCTATTCCGAACTATGTCATGAAGTCTGTCACTACTGTCTCATAGATATCACACTGTAGTAATTTTTTTGGTTATATTTCTAAAAAGTTTCCTCTATAAATGTTGAAATATGTTAAACAGCATATAAAACAAAAGATGCAAATAAATCTTCATCTACATTTGAGAATGGGAGACAgatgacagatatatatatatatatatatatatatatatatatatatatatatatatatatatatatatatatgtggaatTAATGGCAATGTAAACATCACAAGAAATTTGTATCTTTATTGCTGTAACTACATCACTCACTTCAGATGTTCCTCTATTTGTGACATTCATTTTCCGAATTTTTTTCTCAGATCTCTGATAGGATTGATGAACATGCTACAGAGCAGTGCCGTTCGCCTCTATGGCCAAGTAAAGCCACATATCACCGATATTTATGTATaaaagaagggaaggagccagGAATTAAAACTCACAGGAGGCGTCTCTGCTTTTGTCTAATGAGTCTCCAGTGTTCTGGCTGATGTaagaatataaaagaaaaattgtaatttttcagAATCTTCTGGAAATCTAGGAGTTATTGAACAGTATATAAAACCTCTAACTCACCCAAACCAGTtctctacgctgtactgaggagacccaaccaggtcatgcttgatgtcacggattctgtcaggctccaggggtagtggacccactggaacaccctagacgatgatgtaagctgatATCTGGAATCACAATCTAAGTGActcccggtattcaccagagcctacTGCAAAGCGGGTTGTACTTGCTGTGGCGTGCTACCACCAGGtttttccacaggtgcgacttcgtccgcggtggcagccaaggcgaggtacacagacactaggcagaatcgtagtcgggcacatgcaggaggtcaggacggacatagcaataggtcaacaGGAACATGATCAAAGTCAATTGGAGAGCCGCGGTCACAACGGCAATACAGAACAATAGCCCAAGGCAtcaaacaagctttttctaaggctgtgaggcacaaagatccaacagGGTTGCAGGAAAAGGCCAGTTTTAATagcaattaacggtgcgctggccctttaaatctgctgaaGTTAGAAGCGCACACATGGCTGACGAACTGGAGACAGGAATGAGGACAGGTGAAAAGCATGGGGGCTGCGCTGGCTGAGCCGGTTACCAGCTATATgagtcgtgggagcacccgtgacagtacccccaccctttggcctccccctcttcttggactggagtGATATTTGCaggaaccccttccagtcaaccaaaagAACCGCTTTGctctcaccgtcttcatatctaggatctcttttacctctaagatgtcggtggagtcagcctcaggagcaggaggaggcacttgTCGGGAGAAGCGGTTTAGAATGACAGGCTTGAGTAGCGACACATAGAAGGAtgtcgggatgcgcatggtgggaggaaggcgcagcttgtaggccACTGGGTTTATGTGCCTCAACACCGCGAAAGGACCgaggaaacgaggaccaagtttATAGCCAGGAATCTTTAGTTGAACATACTTGGAGAACAAACAGACTTTGTCCCCTGGaaagaagatgggaggaggcctgtGTTTCTTATCCACTGGAAGCTTGGTTTGAACAGAAGCCTGTAGTAAGGAAAGACGAGTCTGCTCCAAAATGGACCTGCACCAACTCCTCCACTGCAGGAAAATCCAAGGACATAGGCAGAGAAAGAGGAGGACGTGGGTGCAGACCATATTTGATGAAGAATGGGGCAGAGCCGGCAGATGCAGAAGTGGACAAGTCGTCTtgatgggcagaaacaaaatggcggagGTAGCAGCCCAGAATCTGATTAACTCTTCCTACCTGAACAttagactggggatgataggcggaAGAAAATTCCAATTTCACTTGAAGTTAGTTGCAGAGGGAAAGCCAGAACTTAGAGATAAACAACCTTTCGATCAGAAACAATTTGCTGGgggagtccatgaagccggaagatgtgatgtaagaactggctggcaaggcgtGGAGCAGACAGAAGACCTGTCAGAGGAAAAAAATGGGatcttttggaaaaccggtcggTTACcaacccagatgacagtattgccagaggaaggcggaagatccgtgatgaagtccatagccacttgAGTCCGTTGGGGGTATCGGCAAGGCTGAAGAAAACCAGTAGGTTTCAGACGAGATGGCTTATATtgagcacaggaagtgcaggagcccacaaagtcctgaacatccttgaccagatctggccaccgaTAGAAACAGGAAATGAGGGTGACaaagcgctgcaccccagggtgcccagccacatgtgaGCAATGTCCCTAAGTCATAATCCTCTTGCGTAGAGCAGGTCGGATGTAGGTATTGCCAGGAGGTAgttgccgaaggtccactggagtgACCACAACCAGTCgctcaggagggatgacatgccaAGGCATTGGTTCTTCTCCAATGAAATCTGAGGCACGAGAGAcagcatcagccttgatgttctctTCAGCCGGACAGAAATGGATAAGGAAattgaaacgggaaaagaagagtcaCCAACGGGCTTGTCGAAGGATTGAGTCGctgtgcagtctggagatagaggaggttcttgtgatctgtgaagATGCAGATAGGAaaatgagctccctccagaagataacgccactcttctaaggcaagttttATCGCCAATAAttcccgatctcctatggagtaattcctctccgcAGGGGAGAAAGTCTTTAAAATGAAACCGCAAGTAATAGTtcagcctttgggccctttctgggtaagcacTACTCCTGCTCCTATAAAGGAAGCATCAACCTCCAAGTGGAAAGTCTTCGATGTATCTGGCCGTGTGAGAAAAGCGGCCA
Proteins encoded:
- the LOC140128678 gene encoding olfactory receptor 1500-like, encoding MKTENNKTAVTVILLLGFQGSQGLRTYLFCLFLLIYCGTICGNLLIIVLVSTSRSLHTPMYFFISQLSISDILLSTDIVPNLLHILLNNGGTITFIGCITQFYVFSSSEAFECFLLALMSYDRYVAICHPLRYHTVMKSEHSRTMTTTCWLFAFSLALIYTITTAKMDFCGPNIIDHIFCDLVPLLELACSASFIVDLQLYFLSFPIVIIPSAIILLSYTYIVLEVLKIPSQNDRQKAFSTCSSHLIVVSIFYWTMFGVYIIPTKGQSSTISKILSLLYTVFTPLINPIIYSLRNKEIKKSIFHTDYPLKLWMVRRQMQDLGLKIKPKKRQLLQQWLEYLRHVVTLEEEHPSKVKAIHKWPQPKSLQEIQEVYVLSSGGTSK